Genomic DNA from Haloplanus aerogenes:
GGTCCGCGACGGGTGTCCTCCTCGCCCTCGGCGTCTTCGGCATCGGCCACGGCCTCCTGCTTCCCTCCGTCGCGTCGGCGCTGTCGGCGCTCGCCGGCCCCGAGTTCCGCGGCGGCGTCATGAGCCTGCGGACGAGCGTCATCCTCGGGGCACAGGCCATCGGCCCGCCGCTGTTCACCCTGCCGGCGACGCGACTGGATGTGGGCTACGAACTGCCGCTGGCCGTCGCTGGCGTGGGTGCGGCGCTGTTCGCCGTCGGCCTGTTCGCCGCCGCTGGCGGGCGGACGGGACTCGTCGTCGGGGCAGCGGAGTCGTAGCGGAGAGCGGAAGGGGAGCAAAAGGGCAACGTTTAGGCCGATTCCGTGGGGTGCATCGACCATGTCAGAGACAGTGCTCCTCGTCGGCGGCGGCGGACGAGAACACGCCATCGCCCGCGCCGTCGCGCCGGACTGTGACCTCTACGCCTGCGCGAGCAACCGCAACCCGGGCATCGCGGCGCTGGCCGAGGAGATGCGGGCCATCGACGAACGGGAGGCGGAGGAAATCGTCGCCTTCGCGGACGACGTGGACGCGACGCTCGCGGTGATCGGCCCCGAGTCGGCGCTCGCGGCGGGAGTCGCGGACGCTCTCGACGACGCCGGCGTCTACACCTTCGGCCCCGGTGCCGACGAGGCCCGCATCGAGACGGACAAGGCCTATCAACGGCGGTTCATGGAATCGGAGGGGATTCCGGGCTGTCCCGACTTCGAGACGTTCGACGACATGGACGCCGCCTGCGACTACATCGACGCCTACGACGGCGACCTGGCGGTCAAGCCCGCCGGCCTGACGGGCGGGAAGGGCGTCCGCGTCACGGGGGACCAGGTGACGAAGGAAGAGGCCAAAGCGTACCTCCGCGAGTCCGACTACGAGCGAGTCGTCCTCGAAGAACGCCTCGTCGGCGAGGAGTTCACCGTGCAGGCGTTCGTCGCCAACGGGGACGTACGGACGACCCCCGCCGTCCAAGACCACAAGCGCGCCTACGAGGGCGA
This window encodes:
- the purD gene encoding phosphoribosylamine--glycine ligase, producing MSETVLLVGGGGREHAIARAVAPDCDLYACASNRNPGIAALAEEMRAIDEREAEEIVAFADDVDATLAVIGPESALAAGVADALDDAGVYTFGPGADEARIETDKAYQRRFMESEGIPGCPDFETFDDMDAACDYIDAYDGDLAVKPAGLTGGKGVRVTGDQVTKEEAKAYLRESDYERVVLEERLVGEEFTVQAFVANGDVRTTPAVQDHKRAYEGDEGPNTGGMGSYSDADPTLPFMDASDYAEAVDVLEATVDALPDYKGILYGQFMLTAEGVRVVEFNARFGDPEAMNTLPVLETPFLDVLTAARDGDPLPDLSFAPRATVCKYAVPAGYPTEPESGALIEVDEESVAAAAEGDGDALLFYASVDAREDGLYTTTSRAFAVVGIAATITDAEAIAEDALAAAGDGLRIRHDIGKPDLVQQRIDHVERLRE